CGGGCCACCCGTACTCCTTCGACACGAAGGACAACTCGATCGCCGCCTACCGCTACCCGACGGACGGGCGCGAGGACCTCGACTACGTCCTCCACCGCAACGGCCACGCGCGGCCCGCGACGTGGGGGAACGACGTGGTCAAGGAGTCGTCCGCGCCGTGGACCGTCTCCAGCTGGGGCAAGCAGTACACGTACACGAACCTCAGCGACCACTACCCCGTCGTCGGCAGCGCCGGCTGAGCCGTCGGCCCCACCCGGCCCACCGCCCCGGCCCGTGCACACGGGCCGGGGCCTCGTGGCCGGAACTGTCAGTGGGGGATGTCAGGATGCTCCTACGTGGGCTGCTGATCATGAGCGGCCCTCAAAGCGAGGGGGACCCATGCTGCCCATCACCGTGAACACCGAGCCCGGCGAAGTCCTTTCGGGGATCACCGCCGAGGAGCTGGCCACCGTGATCGGCCGGCTGGGCGGGAAGGACGACCGGTTCGCGGTGGTCGAGCGGACGTCCGGCGACGCCGATTACTACATCCAGACCTGGCACGAGCGCGGTGGCGCCTACGAGGTGGAGTACCGCGACGGCTCGCAGGAGCGGCACTTCGCGGCGCGGATGACCGACGTCGAGGATGTCGTGGCGGTGTTCGTGGGCTGGGCCCTGGAGAAGGACGGCTGGACCGGCGGGCACGACTGGGAGCAGGTGGACTTCTCCGCGGAGGAAGAGGACGAGGAGGGGGACGGCGGCTCGGCGACCGATGCCACGGGTGCAACGGATGCCACGGACGACTTCGACGACGAGGCCGACGCCCGGGCGGCGGACGCCCTCGACCCCGAGCTGCGGGAGGAGGCCGAGGAGCACGCCGGGGTGCTGGTCCGGAGCGGTTTCGAGCTGCCGGGTGAGATCGCGGAAGCGGTGTCCGATTACTTCTACGAGGACGGCGACACCCCGGTGTCCGTGGCCGCGGCGCGCGGGATCGTGGGTCCGCTGTGGCGCGAGCGGCTGGCCGAGCAGGCGTCGTGGCCCGAGGTGACGGACGCCGACCGGGTCGAGACCGCCTTCGCCGCGCTGGCGGAGCAGGGCATCACCGCCCGTATGCACTTCACCTGCTGCGGGAACTGCGGCCTGGCGGAGATCGGTGCGGAGGCGGCCGAGGGTGACCGCGGGTTCGTCTTCTTCCACTACCAGGACACCGAACGGGCCGTCGAGGGCGGCGCCTTGTGTCTGCGGTACGGCGTCCACCACGGCACGGGTGAGGACGCCGACGGCGCCGACGGCAAGGACGACACCGCCTCGATCGGCCGTGAGGTCGCGGCCGCGCTCGTCGAGGCGGGGCTCGGCGTGGTGTGGGACGGCGACCCGGGCCAGGCGATAGAGATCGAGCCGCTGGACTGGCGGAAGCGGCTGCCCACGTACTGAGCCGCACGTTCCGCTTTTCGCCGGACCCCGGTCGGCCGCCCGCCGATCACCAAGGTTCCGTATGGAGTGCCGGAGGGCTCTGCTGCCCCGTCGCAGGTCATGCTTCAATAGGGGGCATGGCCAGCTATCAGAACACCGCGACGGGTCGCAGCGACCTCGAGCCCTTCTGGCCTTCCCGTCAGCACCACGACTTCGACCGAGTGTGTTGCCGCGCGACCTCCGCGCAGGCCCACTCCTCCCGCTGACCCCCACGTCGAAGTCAGCCGCCGGTCATCAGTTCCGGCCAACGGCCCCGCGCATCAGCACGACCCCTCGACGGTCTCTCGCGCGAAAGAGCTGAGCTCTCCATGACGAACCTCCGAACCCTGGCCGCGTCCCCTTCCGCCGCCCCGGCGACCGTCGGTTCCTCGGCCGTCGTTCCCACCGGAG
The window above is part of the Streptomyces syringium genome. Proteins encoded here:
- a CDS encoding DUF6891 domain-containing protein is translated as MLPITVNTEPGEVLSGITAEELATVIGRLGGKDDRFAVVERTSGDADYYIQTWHERGGAYEVEYRDGSQERHFAARMTDVEDVVAVFVGWALEKDGWTGGHDWEQVDFSAEEEDEEGDGGSATDATGATDATDDFDDEADARAADALDPELREEAEEHAGVLVRSGFELPGEIAEAVSDYFYEDGDTPVSVAAARGIVGPLWRERLAEQASWPEVTDADRVETAFAALAEQGITARMHFTCCGNCGLAEIGAEAAEGDRGFVFFHYQDTERAVEGGALCLRYGVHHGTGEDADGADGKDDTASIGREVAAALVEAGLGVVWDGDPGQAIEIEPLDWRKRLPTY